CGACGAACCCGACGCCACCCAGCGCACGGCACTGGACCGCGGCATCGCCGCCACCTACCAGCGCGCCGGCATCACCGCGGACGCGCGCACCTGGACTCGCCCCGCACCGACCTTGCGCATGTTGCGCGACCACCTCGCCGACGCGGGAAAGACCGGCGACAGCGCGGCCGGCGAACTCGCGGCGCGGTTGCACCCCTTCGTCGACGGCGCCTTCAAGCTGCTCTTCGACGGCCCCACCACCACCCACCCCGACGGGCACCTCATCGTGTTCAGCCTCCGCGACCTGCCCGACGAACTCAAACCCATCGGCACGCTGCTGACGCTGGACACGGTATGGCGGCGGGTCTCGCACCCGGCGATCCGCCGCCCCCGCCTGGTCGTCGTCGACGAAGCCTGGCTGCTCATGCACGACCGAGCGGGCGCGGAGTTTCTGTTCCGGATGGCCAAAGCCTCCCGCAAACACTGGGCCGGCCTGACCGTCGCCACCCAGGACACCGCCGACGTGCTCGGCAGCGACCTCGGCAAAGCCGTCGTCGCCAACGCCGCCACACAAGTCCTGTTGCGCCAAGCACCCCAAGCCATCGAGGAGGTCGTGCGGACCTTCGACCTCTCCGCCGGGGAACGCCAGTTCCTGCTCTCCGCCGACCGCGGCCAAGGACTGCTCTCCGCCGGCACCCAACGCGTGGCGTTCCAGTCCCTGGCCTCGCCGACCGAGCACGCGCTAGTCACGTCGTCACCAGAATTCCTGGCAAGCCTTGAGGATTACGAAACCGACTCCGGCTGGGTGGATGTGCGATGAACGTAGATCAATGCCGAAGTCGGAGAACTCCGCCACGGTCGGAGGCCCTGGGGTCATGCGGCTTGGCAATCAGGGATCATGCACTGCGGTTTGGACTTGGCCCGACCGGGGTGCTTATGCGCTCGCCAGATGGCGTCCATGTCCAGAGTGCTGATTGCTTCGCGCATCTTGGTGAAGGCGTTGTCCGAGTAGCCCCAGTGACGTTGCGAGCCGAAGACGAACTCGTGGCTGCAAGTCTCGTCGGCGTCGATTCCGAGGTGATCTCGCAGCGCTTTGCTCAGCGGCAAAGTCAAGTTGAGTGCTTGCGCGAGCGCTGTCGGCGACCGGTGAAACTTGCGCTGCAGATCGACTTCACGTATAGCAGCGGCAGGCACCGACTCGTCGGCCACGTATCGGACGGGCGCACCTTGCTTCTTCGTGAAGTGCACGGTGACCGTGATTCCCGCACCGTCGATGACGGCAGTAACGTCCTCCAGGCGAGGAAAGACTTCGTCGCGGGAGGCGCCGTTCCGGATGCCCCGCTCGACACGGTCGACGTCTTTGCTCGACACGCGGACATCTGGTTCGACATGGGCTTCCATTGCCAACAGTGTGCGGATGCGTGCGCGTGCTTCGTGGCGTGCTCGGCGTCCGGGCCGCAGAAGGTCGGCAATCTGGTTGTACTCCTCGTCGAGGAGGACTGTCAGGTCACGAGGCGGGTCCACGGAGACCGGAAGTACGCGTGTGGGCAAGTGTGTGGCGAGTCGATCGCGGAAGGCACGCTGCAAGAGATCATCGAACAGGGTGACTCCGGCGCGGGCGTGCAGGTACAGCAACTGTTCTGGAACCGTGTTGAACCAGTGCTGTTCCTCGTCGCGCATGGCGTCGATTGCACGCAGCGTGCCCGCGTCAGCGTCGTTCAGCTTGATCGTCGCACTGGCACAGGCCAGTCCCACGCATTTCTCGAAGCCGATCGACCGGCCCGTCACTCGATCAAAGACCTTCGTTCTGCCTTGGACGAGGGCAGCCTTGAGCAGCATCTCGAACGCGTGCTGCAGGTGCAGCAGTACCTTGGTTTCCCGGCCGTCGCCGTGTGGAGAGTTGAACGCCTCGACCGCGGAAGTCAGCGAAGCCAGCGCTTTGCGTTTGAGCACCCGGCTCTCCTGCTTGAGCTTCACAGTGTCCTCCGTGGATCGCGTATTCACGATGGTCTGCCGGTTGCGGTTACGAATCCAGCAAGGCATGGGAACGAGTCAGCGTGTGCTGCCTGCGAAGTCGGCGATGCCGGGGTGGTCGACGGTGGCGATGTAGCGGTAGGCGCCGGTGCTGCGCCACGTGACTGAAAGGAGACCGTGATGAGCTCCAGGACACCGAACCTGCTCTCACCCCAGCCGTTTCCCCGCTCACGCGCCGCGATCGCTTCGGCAAGCGGGCTGGAGGACGGGTGGTTCGGGGACTACGTGCGTGACCCAGGCGGCACAGTTCGCGCGCTGCTGGAGCACGCCGGAACATGGGCACTTACCTGGGCCCCGATCGCCGGCCCCGTGCTCGCCGTCGCCCTCGCCCTGTTCCTGGTTGGCCGCCGGGTGTGGCGGCGGCGCTGCCACACCCGGCTTCTCGCGCACGCCCGGCAGGTCAGCGTGTTGGCGCCGCCGACGGTCGATCCGGCGGGGGCCGCGGCGCTGTGGTCCAACCTCGTCGGCCTCCTACGCCCGACGTGGCGACGCTGGTGGAGCGGGCAGCCGCACATCGGGTTCGAATACGTCTTCTCCGACAACGGCATCGCCATCCAGCTGTGGGTGCCCGGCGTCATCCCGCCCGGGCTCGTCGAGCGCGCCATCGAAGCCGCCTGGCCCGGCGCCCACACCCACACCACCAGCCCCGCCCCGCCACCACTCCCGGCTCCCAGGCCGGGGCAGCGGCGGCTGGTCGTCG
The window above is part of the Allokutzneria albata genome. Proteins encoded here:
- a CDS encoding DUF3644 domain-containing protein, with amino-acid sequence MKLKQESRVLKRKALASLTSAVEAFNSPHGDGRETKVLLHLQHAFEMLLKAALVQGRTKVFDRVTGRSIGFEKCVGLACASATIKLNDADAGTLRAIDAMRDEEQHWFNTVPEQLLYLHARAGVTLFDDLLQRAFRDRLATHLPTRVLPVSVDPPRDLTVLLDEEYNQIADLLRPGRRARHEARARIRTLLAMEAHVEPDVRVSSKDVDRVERGIRNGASRDEVFPRLEDVTAVIDGAGITVTVHFTKKQGAPVRYVADESVPAAAIREVDLQRKFHRSPTALAQALNLTLPLSKALRDHLGIDADETCSHEFVFGSQRHWGYSDNAFTKMREAISTLDMDAIWRAHKHPGRAKSKPQCMIPDCQAA